The following are from one region of the Elusimicrobiota bacterium genome:
- a CDS encoding alkene reductase yields the protein MSSLFSTLRLGELSLPNRVIMAPLTRCRSGRERVPNALMAEYYAQRASAGLIITEATVVSAQGIGYPDTPGIWSAEQVEGWKLTTSAVHAAGGRIFLQLWHVGRISDPSFLNGQAPVAPSAVAARGAVSLLRPRRAYPVPRALRTGEVAGVVADFRRGAENAQAAGFDGVEIHGANGYLLDQFLQSGSNLRADDYGGTIANRARLMLEVADACASVWGPGRVGMHLAPRRDGHDMGDADPAATFGYVARELGKRKLAFLCARESQAAPRLGPALKREFGGVYIANEGLDKPAASRLIDAGEADAVAFGKLFIANPDLPARLAADAPLNAWDMSTFYAEGPKGYTDYPALAVA from the coding sequence ATGTCATCCCTCTTCTCCACTCTGCGCTTAGGCGAGCTCTCCCTTCCCAACCGCGTGATCATGGCACCGCTGACCCGCTGCCGCTCCGGCCGCGAGCGCGTCCCCAACGCCCTCATGGCCGAGTACTACGCCCAGCGCGCCTCCGCCGGCCTCATCATCACCGAGGCGACCGTCGTCTCCGCCCAAGGCATCGGCTATCCTGACACACCCGGCATCTGGTCCGCGGAGCAGGTCGAAGGCTGGAAGCTCACGACCTCCGCCGTCCACGCCGCCGGCGGGCGCATCTTCCTTCAGCTCTGGCATGTCGGCCGGATCTCGGACCCGTCCTTCCTAAACGGCCAGGCGCCCGTCGCTCCGAGCGCCGTCGCCGCCCGCGGCGCGGTGAGCCTCCTGCGCCCCCGCCGCGCCTACCCCGTCCCCCGCGCCCTGCGCACCGGCGAGGTGGCCGGCGTCGTCGCCGATTTCCGCCGCGGCGCCGAGAACGCCCAGGCCGCGGGCTTCGACGGCGTCGAGATCCACGGCGCGAACGGGTATCTGCTGGACCAATTTCTCCAGTCCGGCTCGAACCTGCGCGCCGACGATTACGGCGGCACCATCGCCAACCGCGCCCGCCTGATGCTCGAGGTCGCCGACGCCTGCGCCTCGGTCTGGGGCCCCGGCCGCGTGGGCATGCACCTGGCCCCGCGCCGCGACGGCCACGACATGGGCGACGCGGACCCCGCCGCGACCTTCGGCTATGTCGCCCGCGAGCTGGGAAAGCGCAAGCTCGCCTTCCTGTGCGCCCGCGAATCCCAGGCCGCACCGCGACTGGGGCCCGCGCTCAAGAGAGAATTCGGCGGTGTCTACATCGCCAACGAGGGCCTCGACAAGCCGGCCGCCTCGCGCCTGATCGACGCCGGAGAGGCCGACGCCGTCGCCTTCGGCAAGCTCTTCATCGCCAACCCCGACCTGCCCGCCCGCCTGGCCGCGGACGCGCCGCTCAACGCCTGGGACATGTCCACCTTCTACGCCGAGGGCCCCAAGGGCTACACCGACTACCCCGCCTTGGCCGTCGCTTAG